From a single Mesorhizobium shangrilense genomic region:
- a CDS encoding LLM class flavin-dependent oxidoreductase, whose translation MAALSVLDLSPIVEGSDASQSLANSLDLARHAERLGYKRYWLAEHHNMPGIASAATAVVIGHVAGGTKSIRVGAGGIMLPNHSPLVIAEQFGTLAALYPGRIDLGLGRAPGTDMGTARALRRNLEAGVDNFPQDVIELMGYFQPAEEGQRIRAVPGEGQNVPVWILGSSLYGAQLAAMLGLPYAFASHFAPAELDQALDTYRSRFQPSEQLDKPYVMLGLNVFAAATDAEARLLFTSLQQAFVNLRTGRPGRLPPPVEGYERDLDPMAKSMLGQALSCAVVGSPETVRQGIDAFVRRTGADELMVTAQIFDHAARLRSFEILADAHKSLAQAA comes from the coding sequence ATGGCCGCTCTTTCCGTTCTCGACCTGTCACCGATAGTCGAAGGCAGCGATGCCTCGCAGTCGCTGGCCAATTCGCTCGACCTTGCCCGCCATGCCGAGCGGCTGGGCTACAAACGCTACTGGCTGGCCGAGCACCACAACATGCCCGGCATCGCGAGTGCTGCCACGGCGGTCGTCATCGGCCATGTCGCTGGCGGCACGAAGTCCATTCGTGTCGGCGCCGGTGGCATCATGCTGCCCAACCATTCGCCGCTGGTCATTGCCGAGCAGTTCGGCACGCTGGCGGCTCTTTATCCCGGCCGTATCGATCTCGGCCTCGGCCGCGCGCCCGGCACCGATATGGGCACCGCACGCGCACTGCGCCGCAACCTTGAAGCGGGCGTCGACAATTTCCCGCAGGATGTCATCGAGTTGATGGGCTATTTCCAGCCGGCCGAGGAGGGCCAGCGCATCCGCGCCGTGCCCGGCGAAGGCCAGAACGTGCCGGTCTGGATACTCGGCTCCAGCCTCTATGGCGCGCAGCTTGCCGCCATGCTCGGCCTGCCCTACGCCTTCGCCTCGCATTTCGCGCCCGCCGAGCTCGACCAAGCGCTCGACACCTACCGCTCGCGGTTCCAGCCGTCGGAACAGCTCGACAAACCCTATGTCATGCTCGGCCTCAATGTCTTTGCCGCTGCCACCGACGCCGAGGCGCGGCTGTTGTTCACCTCGTTGCAGCAGGCTTTCGTCAATCTGCGCACCGGCCGCCCCGGCAGGCTGCCGCCACCCGTCGAAGGTTATGAACGCGACCTCGACCCGATGGCCAAGAGCATGCTTGGCCAGGCGCTGTCCTGCGCCGTCGTGGGCTCCCCCGAAACAGTCCGGCAAGGCATCGACGCCTTCGTGCGGCGCACCGGCGCCGACGAGCTGATGGTCACCGCGCAGATCTTCGACCATGCCGCCCGCTTGCGGTCCTTCGAGATCCTGGCCGACGCTCACAAATCCCTGGCGCAAGCCGCCTAA
- a CDS encoding LacI family DNA-binding transcriptional regulator, with product MLHVAEAARVSVATVSALINGTATVSPELSQRIEQAIRDIGYKRNAIARSLKMGTTRTIGLTVPHITNPFFTDVVSVIQQAFDRAGYAVMLCCTDEDLNTQDDQIRLLLDRMVDGLIVARVGDGAILKGIVDDANVPVVLLDRVCEGVDTDTVVLDNQRAVFDAITYLINLGHRRIGYITGTSDISPMHDRMTGYREALHAAGLPVAEELIRSGNFHEIDGYNATMQLLSSHDRPSAIFSANNPMVIGTMKAIRDIGLSCPDDISVACFDDFPWSDVFQPQLTTVAQPVQAIGEQAANLLLDRLAGNRDAPPRKLVLKGRLMIRNSCRPLGTMVQSASA from the coding sequence ATGCTTCATGTGGCTGAAGCGGCGCGTGTCTCGGTCGCCACTGTGTCGGCGCTGATCAACGGCACGGCGACCGTCAGCCCGGAGCTTAGCCAGCGCATCGAACAGGCGATCCGCGACATCGGCTACAAGCGCAACGCGATCGCCCGCAGCCTGAAGATGGGCACGACGCGCACCATCGGCTTGACCGTGCCGCACATCACCAACCCGTTCTTCACCGACGTCGTCTCGGTCATACAGCAGGCCTTCGACCGCGCCGGCTATGCCGTCATGCTGTGCTGCACGGACGAGGACCTGAACACCCAGGACGACCAGATCAGGCTGCTGCTCGACCGCATGGTCGACGGTCTGATCGTGGCCCGCGTCGGCGACGGCGCGATCCTCAAGGGGATCGTCGATGACGCCAATGTGCCGGTCGTGCTGCTCGACCGCGTCTGCGAGGGTGTCGACACCGACACGGTGGTCCTCGACAACCAGCGCGCGGTGTTCGACGCCATCACCTACCTGATCAATCTCGGCCATCGGCGCATCGGCTACATCACCGGAACATCCGACATTTCGCCCATGCATGACCGTATGACGGGATATCGCGAGGCGCTTCACGCAGCCGGCCTGCCGGTGGCCGAGGAGTTGATTCGCTCAGGCAATTTCCACGAGATCGACGGCTACAACGCCACCATGCAATTGCTGTCCTCGCACGATCGGCCAAGCGCGATCTTCTCGGCCAACAATCCGATGGTGATCGGCACCATGAAGGCGATCCGCGACATCGGCCTGTCCTGCCCGGATGATATCTCGGTTGCCTGTTTCGACGATTTCCCGTGGTCGGATGTCTTTCAGCCGCAACTGACCACCGTGGCGCAGCCGGTGCAGGCGATCGGCGAACAGGCGGCCAATCTCCTGCTCGACCGTCTCGCCGGCAACAGGGACGCGCCGCCGCGCAAGCTGGTCCTCAAGGGCCGCCTGATGATTCGCAATTCATGCCGCCCGCTGGGGACAATGGTGCAGAGCGCGAGCGCGTAG
- a CDS encoding UPF0280 family protein — protein sequence MDGPQAHWLQDGKRLHLNHGPIDLIVEAFGEVQECRLAYEQAVARFQTILIELVKELPELRLPAFFLAPRAFDGPTARRMEAAVIPLAECFITPMAAVAGSVADEMIAALLAGRKLDRAYVNNGGDCALHIGKGQSMGLAVAGTGPDIADRITIRSSDNVRGVATSGWRGRSFSLGIADAVTVLARTGAEADAAATLIANAVNLPGNPAIKRTPACELSPDSDLGARLVTQSVGTLALGEVARALDNGLAVAEDFRRRGLIAAAALFLGGETRISGSMALAAPNKSPGKEVAHA from the coding sequence ATGGACGGCCCGCAAGCGCATTGGCTGCAGGACGGCAAGCGGCTGCATCTCAACCATGGGCCGATCGACCTGATCGTCGAGGCTTTCGGCGAGGTGCAGGAATGCCGCTTGGCCTATGAGCAGGCCGTCGCGCGGTTCCAGACGATCCTGATCGAACTGGTCAAGGAACTTCCCGAACTACGGCTCCCGGCGTTTTTCTTGGCGCCGCGCGCCTTTGATGGCCCGACGGCGCGTCGCATGGAAGCGGCCGTCATCCCCTTGGCGGAATGTTTCATAACGCCGATGGCCGCCGTTGCCGGATCGGTAGCCGACGAAATGATTGCCGCACTGCTTGCTGGACGCAAGCTCGATCGAGCCTATGTCAACAATGGCGGCGATTGCGCTCTTCACATCGGCAAGGGCCAGTCGATGGGCTTGGCGGTCGCCGGCACCGGCCCCGACATCGCCGACCGGATCACGATCCGCTCGTCGGATAATGTTCGCGGTGTCGCCACCAGCGGTTGGCGCGGCCGCTCTTTCTCACTTGGCATAGCCGACGCCGTCACTGTGCTCGCGCGGACCGGCGCCGAGGCCGACGCGGCGGCGACGCTTATTGCCAACGCGGTAAATCTGCCCGGCAATCCCGCGATCAAGCGCACTCCCGCATGCGAATTGTCGCCCGACAGCGATCTCGGCGCGCGGCTGGTGACACAAAGCGTTGGCACGCTTGCGCTTGGCGAAGTGGCGCGGGCGCTGGACAACGGCCTTGCCGTCGCAGAAGATTTTCGCCGACGCGGCTTGATTGCCGCAGCGGCGCTGTTTCTTGGCGGTGAGACCCGCATCAGTGGTTCGATGGCGCTTGCCGCGCCCAACAAAAGTCCAGGGAAGGAAGTTGCCCATGCCTGA
- a CDS encoding MarR family winged helix-turn-helix transcriptional regulator, with protein MSGEDNLLKLVEVEEADDHDYHLQEQVGFILRKAHQRHVSIFAAHIDDLTPPQFAALAKLRDVGETSQNQLGTLIAMDAATVKGVIDRLKARGLVDLSKHEVDKRRLLVNLTAEGRDAVERLIPLARQITQETLAPLSPKEIAIFMKLLAKLA; from the coding sequence GTGAGCGGCGAGGACAATCTGCTGAAGCTGGTCGAGGTCGAGGAGGCCGACGATCACGATTACCACCTGCAGGAGCAGGTCGGCTTCATCCTGCGCAAGGCGCACCAGCGCCACGTCTCGATCTTCGCCGCGCATATAGACGACCTGACGCCGCCGCAATTCGCCGCACTGGCCAAGCTGCGCGATGTCGGCGAGACCTCGCAGAACCAGTTGGGAACGCTGATCGCCATGGACGCAGCGACGGTGAAGGGCGTCATCGACCGCCTCAAGGCGCGGGGTCTGGTCGATCTCTCCAAGCATGAGGTCGACAAGAGGCGGCTGCTGGTCAACCTGACCGCCGAGGGCCGCGACGCGGTCGAGCGGCTGATCCCGCTGGCACGCCAAATCACCCAGGAAACGCTGGCGCCGCTCTCGCCCAAGGAGATCGCCATTTTCATGAAGCTGCTGGCCAAGCTGGCGTAG
- a CDS encoding amino acid synthesis family protein, translated as MPEFPIRKIAVLTEEIFHEGGPVAKVPRRRAAAMALVKNPFAGRYVEDLQSAMDDLKPLGLLLADRLIAALGGDVKQIDGYGKGAIVGTAGELEHGALWHVPGGYAMRERLGDAKAIVPSAKKVGAFGSRLDVPLGHINAAYVRSHFDAMEVGISDGPRPEEILFCLAMTCGPRVHDRMGGLAADGIKAWDGLR; from the coding sequence ATGCCTGAGTTTCCGATCCGCAAGATCGCGGTTCTGACCGAAGAGATCTTTCACGAGGGCGGGCCGGTCGCCAAGGTGCCGCGCCGGCGCGCCGCCGCCATGGCGCTGGTGAAAAATCCCTTCGCCGGACGCTATGTCGAGGATCTGCAGAGCGCCATGGACGACCTCAAGCCGCTTGGCCTGCTGCTCGCCGACAGGCTGATCGCGGCGCTCGGTGGCGACGTCAAGCAGATCGACGGCTATGGCAAGGGTGCTATTGTCGGCACGGCGGGTGAGCTGGAGCACGGCGCGCTCTGGCACGTGCCGGGCGGCTACGCCATGCGCGAGCGGCTCGGCGACGCCAAGGCGATCGTGCCGTCGGCCAAGAAGGTCGGTGCCTTCGGTTCGCGGCTCGACGTGCCGCTCGGCCACATCAACGCCGCCTATGTGCGCAGCCATTTCGATGCCATGGAAGTCGGCATCAGCGATGGGCCCCGTCCCGAGGAAATCCTGTTCTGCCTTGCCATGACCTGCGGCCCACGCGTGCACGACCGCATGGGCGGTCTGGCGGCCGATGGTATCAAGGCCTGGGACGGGCTGCGGTGA
- a CDS encoding substrate-binding domain-containing protein — protein sequence MKRRDMLKLAAFGAALLTTTALLTTGNAYAQDKKWKIGFSQVTTIEPWRAQFNKDILAEAAKHPNVELIVTDGEDKTEKQVADVENLIRQEVDALLISPKESAGLTGVVQQAIDAKIPVFVLDRNVDTKDFTQFVGGDNKLIGRAAGEYAVELLGGKGKASGNVVEIWGGMGTEPAHDRHDGFHEFTDKEPGIKYLLDQQSGDWKQDQAYNIMATALRNNEKIDLVYGHNDPMAYGAYLAAKDVGREKDIKFIGIDGLPNEGVQLVNKGELTATFTYVTPGAEGLRQAIKFLNGEKVEKTITLPTQKITKENAAQVLKDNGL from the coding sequence ATGAAACGACGTGACATGCTGAAGCTTGCCGCCTTTGGCGCGGCACTGCTGACCACGACCGCGCTGCTGACCACCGGCAACGCCTATGCGCAGGACAAGAAGTGGAAGATCGGCTTTTCGCAGGTGACCACCATCGAACCTTGGCGCGCCCAGTTCAACAAGGACATCCTGGCCGAAGCCGCCAAACACCCGAATGTCGAGCTGATCGTCACCGACGGCGAGGACAAGACCGAGAAGCAGGTCGCCGATGTCGAAAACCTGATCCGCCAGGAAGTCGACGCGCTGCTGATCTCGCCCAAGGAGTCGGCCGGACTGACCGGCGTCGTGCAGCAGGCGATCGACGCCAAGATCCCGGTCTTCGTGCTCGACCGCAATGTCGACACCAAGGACTTTACCCAGTTCGTCGGCGGCGACAACAAGCTGATCGGCCGCGCGGCCGGCGAATATGCCGTCGAGCTTTTAGGCGGCAAGGGCAAGGCATCAGGCAATGTCGTCGAGATCTGGGGCGGCATGGGCACCGAGCCGGCGCATGACCGCCATGACGGCTTCCATGAATTCACCGACAAGGAGCCGGGCATCAAATACCTGCTCGATCAGCAGTCCGGCGACTGGAAGCAGGACCAGGCCTACAACATCATGGCTACCGCGCTGCGCAACAACGAGAAGATCGATCTCGTCTACGGCCACAACGACCCGATGGCCTATGGCGCCTATCTCGCCGCCAAGGATGTCGGCCGCGAGAAGGACATCAAGTTCATCGGCATCGACGGCCTGCCCAATGAGGGCGTGCAACTGGTCAACAAGGGTGAACTGACGGCGACCTTCACCTATGTGACGCCAGGCGCCGAAGGCCTGCGGCAGGCGATCAAGTTCCTGAACGGCGAGAAGGTGGAAAAGACCATCACCTTGCCGACGCAGAAGATCACCAAGGAGAATGCCGCGCAGGTGCTGAAGGATAACGGCCTCTGA
- a CDS encoding inositol monophosphatase family protein: MLFAIELARRAGELGLKYFRDLDSLIIESKGHQDLVSDGDREVELFVRAAIAAEYKQDGIVGEEHASVAGSTGYVWVIDPIDGTANFVRGIPAWCVVIACAKDGETVVGVIHEPSTGETFHCRRGGGAFVNGRPIKASIAASLEDGSVGTGFSNRAEADNIGVLIRLILAEGGVFFRNASGALMLAYAAAGRLLGYVEEHMNAWDCLAGLLLVEEAGGAIVKPDPKTVLQDGTMVIAGGKDIFPKLRELCSGVFAASSS, translated from the coding sequence ATGCTATTCGCCATCGAACTGGCGCGCCGCGCGGGCGAACTCGGGCTGAAGTATTTCCGCGACCTCGACAGCCTGATCATCGAGAGCAAGGGCCATCAGGACCTGGTCTCGGATGGCGACCGCGAGGTGGAGCTGTTCGTGCGCGCCGCGATCGCCGCCGAATACAAGCAGGACGGCATCGTCGGCGAGGAACATGCCAGCGTTGCCGGATCGACGGGATATGTCTGGGTGATCGACCCTATCGACGGTACGGCCAACTTCGTGCGCGGCATTCCGGCCTGGTGCGTGGTGATTGCTTGCGCCAAGGATGGAGAGACCGTCGTCGGCGTGATCCATGAGCCTTCGACCGGCGAGACATTCCATTGCCGGCGTGGCGGCGGCGCCTTCGTCAATGGCAGGCCGATCAAGGCCAGCATCGCCGCCAGCCTCGAGGACGGCTCGGTGGGAACCGGGTTTTCGAACCGGGCGGAGGCCGACAATATCGGCGTGCTGATCCGCCTCATCCTGGCCGAAGGCGGCGTCTTCTTCCGCAATGCGTCGGGCGCGCTGATGCTGGCCTATGCGGCCGCCGGCAGGCTGCTTGGCTATGTCGAAGAGCACATGAACGCCTGGGATTGCCTGGCCGGCCTGCTGCTGGTCGAGGAAGCCGGCGGCGCGATCGTCAAGCCCGATCCGAAGACGGTGCTGCAGGACGGGACCATGGTGATCGCCGGTGGAAAGGACATCTTTCCGAAACTGCGGGAGCTTTGTTCAGGGGTGTTCGCGGCTTCGTCATCGTAG
- a CDS encoding sugar ABC transporter ATP-binding protein gives MEHSRSLSSQHNAAAPDRSDTVLSAEHISKSFGGIAALTDVGFNLRRGEVHALMGENGAGKSTLMKILSGVYTGYEGTVRIDGRPVSFAGVRDAEDAGIAIIHQELNLVPELSVADNIFLGREKLIAGLIVDRKASSRAAAALLQRLGIELDPEARVGSLRVGEQQLVEIAKALSMSARILIMDEPTSALSPAECQRLFRIIGQLAESGVAIVYISHRIDEVMHLAGRVTVFRDGRHVLTEPMAELDENAIISAMVGRDLLASSQDERGPRGKTVLSVSNLSLAKSDRQGWRAVIDGVSFDLAAGEILGIGGLLGSGRTEILEAIFGSSDGRTGGEIRLDGAPADIRSPRDARRLGIALVTEDRKTQGLHLQASITDNVALPLVGALARFGIRSIAGEQGLARHAVKALGIRCGTIDQPAGTLSGGNQQKVVIGKWLATRPRVLLLDEPTRGIDVGAKREIYDLIFKLARDGLAIAVISSELPELLHLSDRILVMADGRQTGILSREAASEEAIMRLAAPRRTISRPAA, from the coding sequence ATGGAACACAGCCGTTCCCTTTCCTCGCAGCACAATGCCGCAGCGCCGGATCGTTCGGACACGGTTCTGAGCGCGGAGCATATTTCCAAGAGCTTCGGCGGCATAGCAGCGCTTACCGACGTTGGCTTCAACCTGCGCCGCGGCGAGGTCCACGCCCTGATGGGCGAAAACGGCGCCGGCAAGTCGACGCTGATGAAGATCCTTTCAGGTGTCTATACCGGCTACGAAGGCACGGTCCGCATCGACGGCCGCCCGGTCAGCTTCGCCGGCGTCCGCGACGCCGAGGATGCCGGCATCGCCATCATCCACCAGGAACTCAACCTGGTTCCCGAGCTCAGTGTCGCCGACAACATTTTTCTCGGGCGCGAGAAGCTGATCGCCGGGCTGATCGTCGATCGCAAGGCGAGCAGCCGTGCCGCCGCCGCGCTTTTGCAACGGCTTGGCATCGAACTCGATCCGGAGGCGCGGGTCGGCTCCCTGCGCGTCGGCGAACAGCAATTGGTCGAGATCGCCAAGGCGCTGTCGATGTCGGCGCGCATCCTGATCATGGATGAGCCGACCTCGGCGCTGTCACCGGCCGAATGCCAGCGGCTGTTCCGCATTATCGGCCAGCTTGCCGAAAGCGGCGTCGCCATCGTCTACATCTCGCACCGCATCGACGAGGTCATGCATCTGGCCGGCCGAGTCACCGTGTTCCGCGACGGGCGCCATGTGCTGACCGAACCGATGGCCGAGTTGGACGAGAATGCCATCATTTCGGCGATGGTCGGGCGGGACCTGCTCGCATCCTCCCAAGACGAGCGGGGTCCCCGCGGCAAGACCGTGCTTTCGGTCAGCAACCTGTCGCTGGCGAAGTCCGACCGCCAAGGCTGGCGAGCGGTGATCGACGGCGTCAGCTTCGATCTTGCCGCAGGCGAAATCCTTGGCATTGGCGGGCTGCTGGGCTCGGGCCGCACGGAAATCCTGGAAGCGATCTTCGGTTCCAGCGACGGCAGGACCGGCGGCGAAATCCGGCTCGACGGCGCGCCCGCGGATATCCGGTCGCCCCGCGACGCTAGGCGGCTGGGCATCGCGCTGGTGACCGAGGACCGCAAGACGCAGGGACTGCATCTGCAGGCATCGATCACCGACAATGTCGCGCTGCCGCTTGTCGGCGCGCTGGCGCGGTTCGGAATCCGATCAATAGCCGGCGAACAAGGCTTGGCGCGGCACGCGGTGAAGGCGCTTGGCATACGCTGCGGGACCATCGACCAGCCGGCCGGCACGCTGTCCGGCGGCAACCAGCAGAAGGTCGTCATCGGCAAATGGCTGGCGACAAGGCCGAGAGTGTTGTTGCTGGACGAGCCGACGCGCGGCATCGATGTCGGCGCCAAGCGCGAGATCTACGACCTCATCTTCAAGCTGGCACGGGACGGGCTTGCCATCGCCGTCATCAGTTCCGAACTGCCGGAACTGCTGCATCTTTCCGACCGCATCCTGGTGATGGCCGACGGCCGCCAGACCGGCATTCTTTCCCGCGAGGCGGCGAGCGAAGAGGCGATCATGCGCCTCGCGGCGCCGCGCCGGACGATCTCGAGACCAGCCGCATGA
- a CDS encoding ABC transporter permease: protein MNALKLLSRTKLYWGLIAIFLIGVLGSPISSKGNNIFLSYGNLLDVLRQVSTTGLIATGMTAVIITGGIDLSVGSLMAICSVVCAMLLTVPGVTPAVVLGVPTVAVVALCLGFVVTRFIFLNLAKSRAGADAVRDVRLDGVRGLVTPGIVGVILCCLALWFLLPQIEPKFGVLGVLLVAPCVGLLFGALNGFIIVAGRLQPFIVTLAMMVTALGIARLTAGQNNAVLPVYTGSNATADFEMLRSLVFGVIPMPGLFFLGAILIYGAVLRFTPFGRYVYAIGGNEEAARLSGIAAGRVKIVTYAVSGLLAGIAAVLYVAQYRQGKPDAGAGLELDAIAAVVIGGTSLMGGRGSLTGTFCGVLIFGLLSNILQLHNINSNLQLVLKGMIIIGTVLVQERNAGDLLAYLRLPGGQAAHKETTATKRPSQETPSLNLGGNKK, encoded by the coding sequence ATGAATGCCTTGAAACTCCTGTCCCGGACCAAGCTCTATTGGGGCCTGATCGCCATCTTCCTGATCGGCGTGCTGGGATCGCCGATCAGTTCCAAGGGCAACAACATTTTCCTGTCCTACGGCAACCTGCTCGACGTGCTGCGCCAGGTGTCGACAACCGGCCTGATAGCCACCGGCATGACGGCGGTGATCATCACCGGCGGCATCGACCTTTCCGTCGGCTCGCTGATGGCGATCTGCTCGGTGGTCTGCGCCATGCTGCTGACGGTTCCCGGCGTCACGCCGGCGGTGGTTCTGGGCGTGCCGACGGTCGCCGTGGTCGCGCTCTGCCTCGGTTTCGTCGTCACCCGCTTCATCTTCCTCAACCTTGCAAAATCCCGCGCCGGCGCCGACGCCGTTCGCGACGTCAGGCTGGATGGCGTTCGCGGACTGGTCACGCCCGGCATCGTCGGCGTGATCCTGTGCTGCCTTGCGCTGTGGTTCCTGCTGCCGCAGATCGAACCGAAATTCGGCGTGCTCGGCGTGCTGCTGGTGGCGCCATGCGTCGGCCTGCTGTTCGGCGCGCTCAACGGCTTCATTATCGTCGCCGGGCGGCTGCAGCCCTTCATCGTCACGCTGGCGATGATGGTGACGGCGCTCGGTATCGCGCGGCTGACCGCCGGCCAGAACAATGCGGTGCTGCCGGTCTATACCGGCTCGAACGCCACCGCCGATTTCGAGATGCTGCGCTCGCTGGTGTTCGGCGTGATCCCGATGCCCGGCCTGTTCTTCCTCGGCGCGATCCTGATCTACGGCGCGGTGCTGCGCTTCACGCCCTTCGGCCGCTATGTCTATGCCATTGGTGGCAATGAGGAGGCAGCGCGACTTTCCGGCATCGCCGCCGGCCGCGTGAAAATCGTCACCTATGCCGTATCCGGACTGCTCGCCGGCATCGCCGCCGTGCTCTATGTGGCGCAGTACCGGCAAGGCAAGCCCGATGCCGGCGCCGGGCTGGAGCTCGATGCGATCGCCGCCGTGGTCATCGGCGGCACCAGCCTGATGGGCGGACGCGGCAGCCTCACCGGCACCTTCTGCGGCGTGCTGATCTTCGGCCTGCTGTCCAACATCCTGCAGCTTCACAACATCAATTCAAACCTTCAGCTGGTGCTGAAGGGGATGATCATCATCGGCACCGTGCTCGTGCAGGAGCGCAACGCCGGTGATCTCCTGGCCTATCTGCGCCTGCCCGGCGGACAAGCGGCGCACAAGGAAACGACCGCGACAAAGCGGCCGTCACAAGAGACCCCGTCTCTGAATCTTGGAGGAAACAAGAAATGA
- a CDS encoding arylamine N-acetyltransferase family protein — protein sequence MTDAVFDIDAYFARIGHTGGSDASLATLQALHRLHPQAIPFENVDPFLGQPVQLDLASLQKKIIADRRGGYCFEHNLILMHALKALGLEVSGLAARVLWGQPEDAVTARSHMLLRVELGGRTHIADVGFGGMTLTAPLLLEPGLEQQTPHETYRIVETGDHFRLQANVGSDWRTLYRFDMQQQYEIDYSVANYFLSTHPTSHFLSTIVAARALPDRRYALRGNRLSIHHLGGRTEQKELTTAVELTETLEHLLEIIIPDRAAFEAKLRQKKIVET from the coding sequence ATGACCGATGCCGTCTTCGATATCGACGCCTATTTCGCCCGCATCGGCCACACCGGCGGGAGTGACGCGTCGCTGGCAACGCTGCAGGCGCTGCATCGGCTGCATCCGCAAGCGATCCCCTTCGAAAACGTCGATCCGTTCCTGGGCCAGCCGGTTCAGCTCGACCTCGCGTCGCTGCAGAAGAAAATCATCGCCGATCGCCGGGGCGGCTACTGCTTCGAACATAATCTGATTTTGATGCATGCGTTGAAGGCACTCGGTCTTGAAGTCAGCGGCCTTGCCGCACGCGTGCTATGGGGCCAGCCTGAGGATGCCGTCACCGCGCGTAGCCACATGCTGCTGCGTGTCGAACTCGGCGGCCGAACCCATATCGCCGATGTCGGCTTTGGCGGGATGACCCTGACCGCGCCGCTGCTGCTCGAACCGGGCTTGGAACAGCAGACGCCCCATGAAACGTACCGCATCGTAGAGACGGGCGACCATTTCCGGCTGCAGGCCAATGTTGGCAGCGATTGGCGCACGCTCTACCGCTTCGACATGCAGCAGCAGTATGAGATCGACTATTCGGTCGCCAATTACTTCCTGTCGACTCATCCGACCTCGCATTTCCTGTCCACCATCGTCGCGGCGCGCGCCTTGCCCGACCGGCGCTACGCGCTTCGCGGCAACCGGCTGTCGATCCATCATCTTGGTGGCCGCACCGAGCAGAAGGAGCTGACGACAGCTGTCGAGCTGACGGAGACGCTGGAGCATCTGCTCGAGATCATCATCCCAGACCGTGCGGCCTTCGAGGCCAAGCTACGGCAGAAGAAAATCGTGGAGACCTAG